The Streptomyces sp. NBC_00483 genome contains the following window.
TCCTGCGGGAGTTGGAGAAGGTGCGCGAACAGGGCTGGGCCACCGACCTCGGTGGCCACGAGGAGTCCATCAACTGCGTCGGCGCCCCCATCCGCGGCGCGGACGGCCGGGTCGTCGCCGCCATGTCGGTCTCCGCGCCGAATGTCGTCGTCACCGCCGAGGAACTCCTCACGCTGCTCCCGCTGGTGCGCCGCACGGCGGAAGCCATCAGCCGGGACTACTCCGGGACCCCTCCGAAGTAAGCCCCCAAGTAACACACCCCCCAAGTAACACCCCTCAAAGAAGGACCAGTTCACATGTCTGAGAAGACCGCGCTCACGCCCGCCACCCACACGACCCCGCCGGCGAAGTTCTCGCACGGCGTCAAGAAGGGCAACATCCTTCAGGTCGCCGGCCAGGTCGGCTTCCTGCCGGCCGAGGAGGGCAAGGCCCCGACCCCCGCGGGCCCGACCCTCAAGGAGCAGACCCTCCAGACGTTCGCCAACGTCAAGGCGATCCTCGAAGAGGGCGGCGCGAGCTGGGACGACGTCATGATGATGCGCGTCTACCTGACGGACGTCGACCACTTCGCCGAGATGAACGCCATCTACAACGAGTACTTCGAGGAGCAGGGCCTCAAGGCCCCGGCCTCCGCCCGTACGACCGTCTACGTCGGTCTGCCCAAGGGCCTGCTCATCGAGATCGACGCGCTCGCCGTCCTGAGCTGAGCCCCCTGAGCCGGGCCTGCCGGGCTCGCGCTCCCGCTCGTTCGCACGTCGTCACGGAGC
Protein-coding sequences here:
- a CDS encoding RidA family protein — translated: MSEKTALTPATHTTPPAKFSHGVKKGNILQVAGQVGFLPAEEGKAPTPAGPTLKEQTLQTFANVKAILEEGGASWDDVMMMRVYLTDVDHFAEMNAIYNEYFEEQGLKAPASARTTVYVGLPKGLLIEIDALAVLS